In Xiphophorus hellerii strain 12219 chromosome 4, Xiphophorus_hellerii-4.1, whole genome shotgun sequence, a single genomic region encodes these proteins:
- the adam10a gene encoding disintegrin and metalloproteinase domain-containing protein 10 isoform X2: MIFFKLFIIFSYLRDIRGQFEKPLNKYIRHYEGLSYDTEALHSSHQRAKRALHPQDKTVHLDFKAHGRHFNLRLKRDTKLFSPDLVIEVSGQEEPIDTSHIYSGEIFGEQGTLTHGSVVDGRFEGFIKTHQGTFYVEPSERYLEHSNVPFHSVIYHEDDIHYPHKYGSEGGCADHSVFERMKKYQASAVEEPSNDVSRVTEDDDAYGPVILRKKRAAGKDKNTCQLYIQTDHFFHAYYGSREAVIAQISSHVKAIDSIYQDTDFLGIRNINFMVKRIRINTTADTKETTNPFRFPNIGVEKFLELNSEQNHDDYCLAYLFTDRDFDDGVLGLAWVGAPSGSSGGICEKSKHYSDGKMKSLNTGIITVQNYASHVPPKVSHITFAHEVGHNFGSPHDSGNECTPGESKEKIKKESGNFIMYARATSGDKLNNNRFSICSIRNISAVLLKKKDSCFVESGQPICGNGLVEEGEQCDCGYRNDCKDECCYNADEEVGKKCKLKSGKICSPSQGPCCTTECAFKGSSESCRTESECAKTGFCNGRTAVCPTSEPKENKTTCHEETQVCINGICSGSICMKYDLEVCTCASKDDKNEAAELCHVCCQEKSERCQHLQQHRFR; the protein is encoded by the exons AtgatatttttcaaattatttatcattttttccTACCTACGGGATATTAGAG GCCAGTTTGAAAAGCCGTTGAACAAATATATTCGCCATTATGAGGGTTTGTCATATGACACAGAAGCtctgcacagcagtcatcagagAGCCAAAAGGGCACTTCATCCGCAAGACAAGACGGTTCACTTGGACTTCAAGGCTCATGGGAg aCATTTTAACTTGCGGCTAAAGAGAGATACAAAGCTCTTTTCTCCAGATCTCGTCATTGAGGTGTCAGGACAAGAGGAACCCATCGACACGTCACACATTTATAGTGGAGAAATCTTCG GTGAACAGGGGACTCTGACTCACGGCTCGGTGGTTGACGGACGATTTGAAGGATTTATTAAAACCCACCAAGGAACGTTTTATGTCGAACCCTCAGAGAGGTATCTGGAGCACAGCAATGTGCCGTTCCACTCCGTCATCTATCATGAAGATGATATTC ATTATCCTCATAAGTACGGCTCAGAGGGAGGCTGTGCTGACCACTCTGTGTTTGAAAGGATGAAGAAGTACCAGGCGTCTGCAGTCGAAGAGCCGAGCAAT gATGTAAGCAGGGTGACAGAAGACGATGACGCTTATGGTCCAGTTATTCTGAGGAAAAAGAGGGCAGCTGGGAAGGACAAAAACACCTGCCAGCTCTACATCCAGACTGACCACTTCTTCCATGCTTACTACGGCTCCAGGGAGGCCGTCATCGCCCAG ATCTCCAGCCATGTGAAGGCTATTGACTCCATTTACCAGGACACAGACTTCTTGGGCATCCGAAACATCAACTTCATGGTTAAAAGGATCAGG ATCAATACCACAGCCGATACCAAGGAAACCACTAATCCATTTCGCTTTCCTAATATTGGCGTGGAAAAATTTCTGGAGCTGAACTCTGAGCAGAACCACGACGACTACTGCCTGGCCTACCTCTTCACCGACAGGGACTTTGATGACGGCGTGCTCGGGTTGGCTTGGGTCGGCGCTCCTTCAG GAAGCTCTGGAGGCATTTGTGAAAAAAGCAAGCACTACTCTGATGGGAAGATGAAATCTCTCAACACTGGTATCATCACTGTGCAGAACTATGCTTCACATGTCCCTCCTAAAGTGTCACACATCACCTTCGCACATGAAGTTGGACACAACTTTGGCTCTCCC CATGACTCTGGGAATGAGTGCACCCCTGGAGAATCCAAGGAGAAGATTAAGAAGGAGTCGGGAAACTTCATCATGTACGCCAGAGCCACATCTGGGGACAAACTAAACAATAACAGGTTCTCCATCTGCAGTATTCGGAATATAAGTGCAGTTCTGTTGAAGAAGAAAGATTCCTGCTTTGTTG AGTCTGGTCAGCCTATCTGTGGTAATGGACTGGTGGAAGAGGGAGAGCAGTGCGACTGCGGCTACCGCAATGACTGTAAGGACGAGTGCTGCTATAATGCCGACGAAGAGGTGGGAAAAAAGTGCAAACTTAAATCTGGAAAAATCTGCAG TCCAAGCCAAGGCCCGTGTTGTACAACCGAATGTGCTTTTAAGGGTTCCAGTGAGAGCTGCAGAACGGAATCTGAATGTGCTAAAACAGGCTTTTGCAACGGACGCACGGCGGTGTGTCCAACCTCAGAgccaaaggaaaacaaaaccacCTGCCATGAGGAAACACAAGTTTGCATCAATGGG ATCTGCTCTGGTTCTATTTGTATGAAGTACGATCTGGAAGTGTGCACCTGCGCCAGCAAAGACGACAAGAACGAAGCAGCTGAGCTCTGCCATGTTTGCTGCCAGGAAAAAAGTGA ACGATGCCAGCACCTGCAGCAGCACCGGTTCAGATAG
- the adam10a gene encoding disintegrin and metalloproteinase domain-containing protein 10 isoform X1 — MIFFKLFIIFSYLRDIRGQFEKPLNKYIRHYEGLSYDTEALHSSHQRAKRALHPQDKTVHLDFKAHGRHFNLRLKRDTKLFSPDLVIEVSGQEEPIDTSHIYSGEIFGEQGTLTHGSVVDGRFEGFIKTHQGTFYVEPSERYLEHSNVPFHSVIYHEDDIHYPHKYGSEGGCADHSVFERMKKYQASAVEEPSNDVSRVTEDDDAYGPVILRKKRAAGKDKNTCQLYIQTDHFFHAYYGSREAVIAQISSHVKAIDSIYQDTDFLGIRNINFMVKRIRINTTADTKETTNPFRFPNIGVEKFLELNSEQNHDDYCLAYLFTDRDFDDGVLGLAWVGAPSGSSGGICEKSKHYSDGKMKSLNTGIITVQNYASHVPPKVSHITFAHEVGHNFGSPHDSGNECTPGESKEKIKKESGNFIMYARATSGDKLNNNRFSICSIRNISAVLLKKKDSCFVESGQPICGNGLVEEGEQCDCGYRNDCKDECCYNADEEVGKKCKLKSGKICSPSQGPCCTTECAFKGSSESCRTESECAKTGFCNGRTAVCPTSEPKENKTTCHEETQVCINGICSGSICMKYDLEVCTCASKDDKNEAAELCHVCCQEKNDASTCSSTGSDRWAKFFNKEVKTLQPGSPCNDFKGYCDVFKKCRLVDADGPLARLKKAFLNPELYENIADWIVAHWWAVLLMGIALIMLMAGFIKICSVHTPSNNPKLPEHKHLTDTLRINRGQRQQQRQRPPRSQLYQQGSGDQVLMQPLRR, encoded by the exons AtgatatttttcaaattatttatcattttttccTACCTACGGGATATTAGAG GCCAGTTTGAAAAGCCGTTGAACAAATATATTCGCCATTATGAGGGTTTGTCATATGACACAGAAGCtctgcacagcagtcatcagagAGCCAAAAGGGCACTTCATCCGCAAGACAAGACGGTTCACTTGGACTTCAAGGCTCATGGGAg aCATTTTAACTTGCGGCTAAAGAGAGATACAAAGCTCTTTTCTCCAGATCTCGTCATTGAGGTGTCAGGACAAGAGGAACCCATCGACACGTCACACATTTATAGTGGAGAAATCTTCG GTGAACAGGGGACTCTGACTCACGGCTCGGTGGTTGACGGACGATTTGAAGGATTTATTAAAACCCACCAAGGAACGTTTTATGTCGAACCCTCAGAGAGGTATCTGGAGCACAGCAATGTGCCGTTCCACTCCGTCATCTATCATGAAGATGATATTC ATTATCCTCATAAGTACGGCTCAGAGGGAGGCTGTGCTGACCACTCTGTGTTTGAAAGGATGAAGAAGTACCAGGCGTCTGCAGTCGAAGAGCCGAGCAAT gATGTAAGCAGGGTGACAGAAGACGATGACGCTTATGGTCCAGTTATTCTGAGGAAAAAGAGGGCAGCTGGGAAGGACAAAAACACCTGCCAGCTCTACATCCAGACTGACCACTTCTTCCATGCTTACTACGGCTCCAGGGAGGCCGTCATCGCCCAG ATCTCCAGCCATGTGAAGGCTATTGACTCCATTTACCAGGACACAGACTTCTTGGGCATCCGAAACATCAACTTCATGGTTAAAAGGATCAGG ATCAATACCACAGCCGATACCAAGGAAACCACTAATCCATTTCGCTTTCCTAATATTGGCGTGGAAAAATTTCTGGAGCTGAACTCTGAGCAGAACCACGACGACTACTGCCTGGCCTACCTCTTCACCGACAGGGACTTTGATGACGGCGTGCTCGGGTTGGCTTGGGTCGGCGCTCCTTCAG GAAGCTCTGGAGGCATTTGTGAAAAAAGCAAGCACTACTCTGATGGGAAGATGAAATCTCTCAACACTGGTATCATCACTGTGCAGAACTATGCTTCACATGTCCCTCCTAAAGTGTCACACATCACCTTCGCACATGAAGTTGGACACAACTTTGGCTCTCCC CATGACTCTGGGAATGAGTGCACCCCTGGAGAATCCAAGGAGAAGATTAAGAAGGAGTCGGGAAACTTCATCATGTACGCCAGAGCCACATCTGGGGACAAACTAAACAATAACAGGTTCTCCATCTGCAGTATTCGGAATATAAGTGCAGTTCTGTTGAAGAAGAAAGATTCCTGCTTTGTTG AGTCTGGTCAGCCTATCTGTGGTAATGGACTGGTGGAAGAGGGAGAGCAGTGCGACTGCGGCTACCGCAATGACTGTAAGGACGAGTGCTGCTATAATGCCGACGAAGAGGTGGGAAAAAAGTGCAAACTTAAATCTGGAAAAATCTGCAG TCCAAGCCAAGGCCCGTGTTGTACAACCGAATGTGCTTTTAAGGGTTCCAGTGAGAGCTGCAGAACGGAATCTGAATGTGCTAAAACAGGCTTTTGCAACGGACGCACGGCGGTGTGTCCAACCTCAGAgccaaaggaaaacaaaaccacCTGCCATGAGGAAACACAAGTTTGCATCAATGGG ATCTGCTCTGGTTCTATTTGTATGAAGTACGATCTGGAAGTGTGCACCTGCGCCAGCAAAGACGACAAGAACGAAGCAGCTGAGCTCTGCCATGTTTGCTGCCAGGAAAAAA ACGATGCCAGCACCTGCAGCAGCACCGGTTCAGATAGATGGGCTAAATTCTTTAATAAAGAAGTGAAAACGCTGCAGCCCGGCTCACCCTGCAACGACTTTAAAGGATACTGTGACGTCTTCAAGAAGTGCCGACTGGTGGACGCCGACGGGCCGCTGGCCAGGCTGAAGAAAGCGTTTTTAAACCCAGAGCTGTATGAGAACATCGCAGATTGGATTGTG GCTCACTGGTGGGCTGTGCTATTGATGGGAATTGCTCTCATTATGCTGATGGCGGGTTTCATCAAGATCTGCAGTGTTCACACACCCAGCAACAACCCCAAACTTCCTGAACATAAACACCTCACAG ATACACTAAGAATAAACAGAGGTCAACGACAACAGCAACGGCAACGGCCACCTCGAAGTCAGCTTTACCAACAAGGGTCCGGAGATCAGGTTCTGATGCAACCGCTGAGGCGCTGA